In Helianthus annuus cultivar XRQ/B chromosome 9, HanXRQr2.0-SUNRISE, whole genome shotgun sequence, the following are encoded in one genomic region:
- the LOC110906535 gene encoding uncharacterized protein LOC110906535 — MEVKEDSWGWLGDKDGKFLAALVRKLLIKERAECPLQPLEWCKWLPAKVNIFVWRTGMYKIPTRKALAKRNIQIPELSCVFCEESDEDADHLFSGCPLVQKVWQNVCKWARIPELFAFEVKDVLEHYKFCESRKDAREVVKGLFMLGCWCVWKSRNSVVFSKGTGRSEDIMGDIKSLGFLWLDNRSKYRGLDWVEWCKYPMYML; from the coding sequence ATGGAGGTCAAAGAGGATTCGTGGGGGTGGCTTGGGGATAAAGACGGAAAGTTCTTGGCGGCTTTGGTTAGAAAGCTTTTGATCAAGGAAAGAGCGGAGTGTCCGCTTCAGCCGCTCGAATGGTGTAAATGGCTTCCGGCGAAGGTAAACATCTTCGTTTGGAGAACTGGTATGTATAAAATTCCGACGAGGAAGGCGTTAGCTAAAAGAAACATTCAAATTCCCGAATTGAGTTGCGTTTTCTGTGAGGAAAGTGATGAAGATGCTGATCATTTGTTCTCGGGGTGTCCGTTAGTTCAGAAAGTATGGCAGAATGTTTGTAAATGGGCTCGGATTCCGGAACTTTTTGCTTTTGAGGTCAAGGATGTTTTGGAACACTATAAATTCTGTGAGTCAAGAAAAGATGCTAGAGAAGTGGTCAAAGGGTTGTTTATGTTGGGATGCTGGTGTGTATGGAAATCCCGAAACTCGGTTGTGTTCTCGAAGGGCACCGGTAGAAGCGAAGACATCATGGGAGACATCAAGTCGTTAGGATTCCTATGGCTGGATAACAGGTCTAAATATAGGGGTTTAGATTGGGTTGAATGGTGTAAATATcctatgtatatgttgtaa